CTTGTGTCGTTTGAGGTATGTGACGTAGCCATCGTCGACGCGGTCCAGCTTTTCGTGACAGACCCACTTCTCGCCGTAGCGGCCGGCCAAGAGGCTCCGGTACGGGCAACGAAAGACAGTTCGTTCCATACCGTTGATGCTCGCTGTTTGCTCGATACGGACGCCAACGAGTCGATAGGCGAGCCGCAACCGACGCACGACGGTTTCGGGGGTCTCCGCTCTGAAGAACAATCCGTAGGCGAGGGCGTATCCGAACGCGTGCAGGAGGCGCTCAATCACGGTATTCACTCCCCCCGTGGATGACGCACCACTTCAGGATGGCGTCCATTTGGACAGAGTTCGGTTTACTGTGTTTAGTCATGGTCGTGAGCCTGTCCGCTAGTCGGAGAGGCAATCGGGTGAACGTCGGAGTAGCCGTCGGGATCGTTAGTGAATACACGCTTGCAACTCTCCGAACAGAAGTGGTACGTCTCATCATCGTGAGTGACGGTTGGACCGTCCTCGTCGGTCCGCATCCCACAGACTGGATCCCGGTACTGGCCCGGAGCACCGAGACCCCGCCGATAAACGTAGAAGAGAAATCCCGAGAGCGCAAACGCGATGAGGTTGAGATAGAACGTGTAGTTGAGTTCGAAGTACGTCTGTTCGGTTGCGGTCTGGCCGCCGGCGAGGTTCGGAACGATGCCGAGAACGTCGAACAGCTCTTCCATGAGAAATCCCGAAAAGGCCATCGTTACGAAGAACACGCCGAGGATGTAGGTCATCACTTTCCAACCGTAGTACTTCCGATAGACGTTCAGCACAGGAATCGTGATGAGGTCGGCGTAAACGAACGCGATAACGCCGGCGAAGCTGACGCCGCCGCCCCAGAGCGCGACGGCGAACGGGACGTTGCCCATGCTGCCGACGAAGCTGATGACGGCGATTGCAACGCCCATGATCGCGTTTTCAGCACTGACGAGCAGCCCGTCGCCCTGTAAGAATAGCGCGTTCCAGACCCACTGCGGGATGAACACGATGACGAACCCGGAGATGAGAAAGCCCGCGATGACGTCGGTCCAGATCATCGACCACTCCTTACGATACTGGTTACCGATCTTGTACCAGCCGCCCCATGAGAGCAGTTCGTCGCGCCAGCCACCGCTGCTGGCCATCTCCTGTTCGTAGGTCTCCATGCAGCCCGCTGAACAGAATTTCACTGTCTGGCCCCCGTCGGTGACGAGCGAATACTCGTCTTTGCCTTCCATCCCACAGGTCGGGTCTTCGGTGACACCCTGTTCTCTATCACGCTGGGTGAGTTCCGCTCGCACGTCCTCGAAGAGATTTTCAGGGAGCGTCAGATGAACGAGCAGCGCCATGACGGCGATGAGGATGATCCCGCCGAGGAGTTCGGCGACGAGGAACTCCCAGCCGAGCAGTAGCAGGATCATCAAACCCAGCTCGACGATGAGATTCGTCGAAGCGAACATGAACGCGAGGAAGTTCACAACGTGAGCACCCTTTTTGAATAGCCCTTTGCCGATGGCGACAGCGCCGAAACTACAGCCACTACTCGCGGCACCGAACAGCGTCGCTTTCGTGAGACCGGAGAGGTCTCCCTCACCGAGAACCTTCGCCATACGCTCTTTGGAGACGTACACTTGGACGAGGCTGGTGATGACCAGCCCCATGATGATTGCCCACGCAGCGACCCACAAGAACCCAACGCCGATGCGGAGTGATTCGAGAACTCCATCGACGAGTGTTGTCGGCATAGTTCGAATGAGGTGGGCATCATTTTTGTCGATTGTTGCTCAGAAACCGAAGAAAGAGAGGCGCTATATTGCGGAATTGGAAGACACTATCAACCGGACCCGACGGCAGTATAGAAGAGAATTATTGGCGTCTGCGGACGGAATAAAAGCAGTACACTATTGATTCTCTCTATTTGAAGGCGGATTTCGTCGTATTGAGAGCGGACAAACAACTGACACTATATTGATATGAACAGTAATAATCACGAATATCAATTTGAGCCGTAGATTTCCTCTATCTCGGTTTCAGCTGGATTTTCATGGTTCTATGACCCCTGCTTTAGTTCGAAGGTTGTCGGTGATATTACCGGAACTGTGAAAGCCATAATCGCAATAAAGCATCGACGTGTCAGTAGATACTGTATCATGTCGACGACGAATACGCTCGAAACGGAGATATTGAATCGGTCGGTGAGATTTGACTATTCCGAACGATGGATCGGCTACTCGTTGTTCCTGCTTCGAATCATGATGGGATGGACGCTCTTTCAGGGCGGGATTACCAAACTCATCACGTATCTCGATGATGATCCAGCAAACAACTGGACTGCGGCTGGGTTCTTGACGGGTGCAGTCCCGGAGGGCAATCCACTGATGGGTGCGTGGGTCGATATGGCTGGCAGTCCCCTCATCGACCTGTTGAACATGTGGGGTCTCACGCTGACCGGACTCGCGCTCATCCTCGGTGCGTTCGTCCGATGGAGTGCGTTCTGGGGCGCGGTGATGATGCTGTTTTATTGGGCGGCTAGCCTTGAGGGTGGTCTGCTGGCCGGACTCCCGCTCGCCAACGGCTGGGTCGTCGACGACCACCTCGTGTATGCGGTCCTGTTGTTCGGCTTGGGCGCGTTCGGTGCCGGGCGGATTCTGGGCCTCGATTCCTATCTCGAACAGCTTAGCGTGGTTGAATCCAATCCGTGGCTCCGGTATCTGTTGGGATAAACGGAGCGTAGTGACCAACTATCGTTCCAAGCGTGTTCGCCGGTAGAACACGCCCACTACAAGGAAGATAGCGAGGAGAAGGTAGCCAACCGCCCAGCCGTGGGGACTAACGTATTGACATCGGTGTAAAACCGGTATCGACGATTACGCGAAGGGATGATGCCCGGGAAAGAGCTTCATCCGCAACTCGTAGCTGGACTGGACGAACAGCGGGTCCTGAAACAGTCCGATATCGAGCATCGGCAGGACCAACATAATCCAGATTCCCGCGGTTGGTCGAACACCGCGACGACGGCCACGCGCGAGGGGGCGAACGGCTCCGAGAGTCAGTCATTGATCGCAGTGCTGTCCACGATATCATAAAAATTACTGGTCCCTACATTCCCCGACTTACAGCCAGACAAGAGCGTCGTCTGCCGATTACTCGAAGATGGGTTCGACGTCTATCCCATCGATTGGAACAAGCCTTGAGATCGGTTGGCTTACTGTATCCTTGTTACTTCAGATGTATTCTGATCATTTGATGTGTGAGACTGGTCATAGAGAGAAGGCTTCCGCTTCGTTAGCGGAGGAATCCGAGCAGCTTGTAGTCGTGGTCGGGGGTATACCGCCGGAACAGCAGGCTGTTCGAGAGCACCGAGACGCTCGAAAAGGCCATCGCGGCCGCGGCCAACACCGGTTGGAGCAATCCCAGCGAGGCGAGCGGAATCATCGCCGTGTTGTAGCCGAGCGCCCAGAAGAGGTTTTGCTTGATCTTCTGGAGCGTGCCGTCGGAGATGCGGATGGCCTTCACCACGTCGAGGGGATCGTCGCGCATCAGCGTGACGTCGGCGGCCTCGATAGCGACATCAGTACCGGAGCCGATGGCGGTGCCCACGTAGGCGGTTGCGAGCGCGGGCGCGTCGTTGACGCCGTCGCCGACCATCATCGCCCTCCGACCGTCCTGCTGGATGGCGTCGAGCGCATCGGATTTATCCTCGGGAAGAACCTCCGCGCGAACGTTGTCGGGGTCGATCCCCACCTCTTCGGCGACCGCTCTGGCCGTCCGCTCGTTGTCGCCGGTGATCATATGGACCGCGAGATCCCGTTCGTGGAGCGCCGCAACGGCCTCTTTCGCGCTCTCTTTAACCGTATCGGCGTCAGCCACCAGCCCCAGCAGAGTATCGTTGCTAGCAACCAACATCGCGGTCTTGCCCTCACCTTCGAGCCGTTCGAGTTCGTCCTCGGCGGCCGATGGATCGATGTCATTGTCGCGCATGAGTTTGCGGTTGCCGACGAGCACTTCCTCGCCGTCGACCGTCGCACGGACTCCGTGGCCGGGAACGTTCTCGAAGTTCTCGGGGTCAGTGAGGTCGATGCCGCGCTCTTCAGCGCCCTCAACGATGGCCTGCGCGAGCGGGTGCTCGCTGCCAGC
This region of Halococcus salsus genomic DNA includes:
- a CDS encoding permease, encoding MPTTLVDGVLESLRIGVGFLWVAAWAIIMGLVITSLVQVYVSKERMAKVLGEGDLSGLTKATLFGAASSGCSFGAVAIGKGLFKKGAHVVNFLAFMFASTNLIVELGLMILLLLGWEFLVAELLGGIILIAVMALLVHLTLPENLFEDVRAELTQRDREQGVTEDPTCGMEGKDEYSLVTDGGQTVKFCSAGCMETYEQEMASSGGWRDELLSWGGWYKIGNQYRKEWSMIWTDVIAGFLISGFVIVFIPQWVWNALFLQGDGLLVSAENAIMGVAIAVISFVGSMGNVPFAVALWGGGVSFAGVIAFVYADLITIPVLNVYRKYYGWKVMTYILGVFFVTMAFSGFLMEELFDVLGIVPNLAGGQTATEQTYFELNYTFYLNLIAFALSGFLFYVYRRGLGAPGQYRDPVCGMRTDEDGPTVTHDDETYHFCSESCKRVFTNDPDGYSDVHPIASPTSGQAHDHD
- a CDS encoding DoxX family protein, whose amino-acid sequence is MSTTNTLETEILNRSVRFDYSERWIGYSLFLLRIMMGWTLFQGGITKLITYLDDDPANNWTAAGFLTGAVPEGNPLMGAWVDMAGSPLIDLLNMWGLTLTGLALILGAFVRWSAFWGAVMMLFYWAASLEGGLLAGLPLANGWVVDDHLVYAVLLFGLGAFGAGRILGLDSYLEQLSVVESNPWLRYLLG